The nucleotide sequence ggggcagctcatggcacagcgaaggccgaccccacctgccctgagagcctcgCTGCTCATCACATCCTTCTGTGTCAACTGCTCTTCCACCAgctggggagggaactccaagaagtcaggcttctcctccctcagcaggttcttgctggtcacatcccaggggcaggcgggctctggggctggatctggctctgctgttatctctccaggtggagtgaggattctccctggagcccatggtccagctggctccagctcaggagctggcactggggctggagctgatgttggtggtggctctggccctggagggactgatggtggtgacactggctccagctctagcacaggtggtgaaactagagctggagctggatctagccgtggagctggcccttgctctggctctggagctggagggagctctggagatggtactccagcaggagaaagaaacagtgtcactcaagtagctgacttcacGGTCCCTGTCAAAGTCAGGAAAGACCCCACAGCCTTTAAGGGAAACTAGACTTTGAAGATcctgcaaatcatcttcccagactgcagtctgctcaccttccagatctgcctcaatgggccttggctgctccagctggacctggagaaagtaggcgtggccccccagctccgagccaggcaagctgagatgcagagatatcagcttcatcctgaagcagggaaagtgcaggggttcccagaaatcctgccctgggtccaggcaggttcccaccagagaagagatggcactgggggatgcaatttggcaacagagtcagaggcctggcctttccctccacacttctcatgccaggcaccctggcttgggactgggccctgatgcctgccccttcccatacTGGCGATGAGCCCCTGCTCATACAGCACATTGAACACAGAGTctgtcgtgactctcttcctgctgacactcttctcctgaagggccgggacacagcccagcccaaccctcCATGTACTTGCGCAACTGGATTGAGCAAAGGCCGGTTTTTGAACGGGttgctcacagacctcctgtcttgggcctggaggtggtgatcagaagaggtggatatggagaagagactgattaagatgggtctgtgatgggaatgggtctcttggagacaactcagcctagccacccatctgcttcccaggggtcctggcacccatctatagctctttgactcctgtcttcctggagtggaagccaccagacctcagccttctcttgggaatcaaaagatgtgtgagacgcaaggttctcacaggcccgccccagccacaacccccgtctctgcctccacaacttgttctgtagagacaggaagcccttcttctagacccaaagaccactcacttttttagatgggcctgtgctctgccctcctggttggaataagggaagatgcctccagctataaaggaggctatcagggcatcacttgggatgtaccatggaagacaggacctgcgaaagatgtctaatgtcactgtctgacactcagacgacaattgaggcacagcgattgtgtctccttcattcactgactttactaagtgtctccaaaagtcctgcatgtagtaggtgcttaatctacacacttgaatgGATGAAGTTCAGtcagaccatcccagacacttgagtgggcctagggtctctctgctgccccagagatccttaattggctaccccaaggaaaaggatcaggaccagctgcatggaatctcaactccttgacagggtgtttccatgtgtttttccacactcagaaaggccacatcctagagatcagtgaggcagactacttttcacggcgaagagaaaaataaacaccatggacaaccacagcacATCCACAGCACtttctgcagatccaggcaccaggtaagcacttGCCATTGCTGATCTcattagttcctacaagatcaccatgaaatttacccccccccacttttcagaagagcaaactgaggctcagcaagatgtggggatttgccccaGGTAAACAGCTGGCattgggcagagtca is from Diceros bicornis minor isolate mBicDic1 chromosome 13 unlocalized genomic scaffold, mDicBic1.mat.cur SUPER_13_unloc_1, whole genome shotgun sequence and encodes:
- the LOC131401660 gene encoding ral guanine nucleotide dissociation stimulator-like, with the protein product MKLISLHLSLPGSELGGHAYFLQVQLEQPRPIEADLEVPSPELPPAPEPEQGPAPRLDPAPALVSPPVLELEPVSPPSVPPGPEPPPTSAPAPVPAPELEPAGPWAPGRILTPPGEITAEPDPAPEPACPWDVTSKNLLREEKPDFLEFPPQLVEEQLTQKDVMSSEALRADFLIPKLLLSSCGQ